A genomic stretch from Actinomycetota bacterium includes:
- a CDS encoding S8 family serine peptidase, with amino-acid sequence MPAAAAPGALVDPGVARDLGRLDASASYAAFVHFSGVSRDAQHELLRDRGLRVVMEFTTVDVVLAEGPAATFAALTDVPGITYLEKNRRLHLLGDTASWATRARVAQEEVAGGPYYDAEGRVIDGSGVGIAIIDTGIDATHPDLRKSVVKNYEFAGATFVESPNTDANGGHGTHIAGIVGGDGSMSHGTFRGVAPGASIYGFGAGDALFVAFNASAFDYILRNYDAFNPRIRVITNSYGACNSGNCRYDPNSVQSKLVDALVAKGTSVVWAAANNGGNGTVDMTNSSSKNPTPGVISVANYNDNDTGDRNHELNNSSSRGRAGSPETYPDMSAPGTFITAACYETQPVCTTGPTFGYPPFYSTISGTSMAAPHAASVATLLYQARPDLTPAGVEDVLQDTAHKFTAGAAYEDDPQNSGGTTSFDKGAGLVDAAAALDALAVPRNGLAPAETTIFSGDGGDYPTVPAADIEALRVFNDVAGLRYTLTVRDVDDRRAGPLTFGSVDYYLRQKIDGRAYVTSIENAANGATAGPTGTGATEISVDPTANTVSFLVPYENIGNPGENTPAYSVEVQSYDFILADTAPGGIGGELIVAPRYGSAYTVRPTQLAEPSPSPTATTDPSPTPTETSDPSPTPTEETSPSPDPVSGGTHGTYPLAPNDAYWADQWGPSRIGAPQAWQRDSATGLDVKVAVISSGIDLQHEDFACANKLEIVDGANLAMNSSDVQDVDGAGTRVGGVIAACTDNGTGIAGIAPDATLLPFHLGDGSVTPLPDLVPDAIRRAADAGAHVIHVDASEFVIGGGSKPEWDAAVEYAASMGAVLVSPSGEFWQAYCNEPGGRAAVICVGSIDVRNEKSWTTNLPIKQEGPSVVAPGGQQLFFCTNYQENILTTNLMGASGPCMPRRGYIARNGASLAAAHVSGVAALVYDRLAAERSPFNRQDVVEAIVATADDLGVPGHDPVFGSGRVDAVGAVDKVTVVPRPTPTQPSTPTTLAFTADSAQSGQYSDEATFAAQLMDDSGAGVGGKTITFELVGSNATRLLTATTDASGVATASLVLTDDPGAYDLIARFDGTEGEYASSANMTGFVIEKEDTGLELSIVGTPSERSLEARLTDADSGAGIEGRTIEFFVDGHSLGSVTTDASGVARQSLPPRFRNGHHDYEASFGGDTLYRPSSSAVST; translated from the coding sequence GTGCCTGCGGCCGCCGCTCCGGGAGCGCTAGTCGACCCCGGAGTCGCTCGTGATCTAGGGAGGCTGGACGCGTCGGCTAGCTATGCCGCGTTTGTCCACTTCAGCGGCGTCAGCCGCGATGCCCAGCACGAGCTGCTTCGCGATCGCGGGCTTCGCGTGGTTATGGAGTTCACTACGGTCGATGTGGTCCTCGCGGAGGGCCCCGCGGCCACTTTCGCCGCGCTGACGGACGTGCCCGGCATCACGTACCTCGAGAAGAACCGGCGGCTGCATCTTCTCGGGGACACCGCGTCGTGGGCTACCCGGGCCCGAGTCGCCCAGGAAGAGGTCGCCGGCGGCCCCTACTACGACGCTGAAGGCCGGGTGATCGACGGGTCCGGCGTGGGCATCGCGATCATCGACACCGGGATCGATGCAACGCATCCGGACCTGCGGAAGTCCGTGGTCAAGAACTACGAGTTCGCCGGCGCTACGTTTGTCGAGAGCCCCAACACCGACGCGAATGGCGGGCACGGCACGCATATCGCTGGAATCGTCGGCGGAGACGGGTCCATGTCTCATGGCACGTTCCGCGGCGTTGCCCCGGGCGCCTCGATCTACGGGTTCGGAGCCGGGGATGCGCTCTTCGTCGCTTTTAATGCCTCCGCGTTCGACTACATCCTGCGGAACTACGACGCGTTCAACCCGCGCATCCGCGTCATCACGAACTCGTATGGCGCGTGCAACTCGGGCAATTGCCGCTACGACCCGAACTCGGTGCAATCGAAGCTCGTCGACGCCCTGGTAGCGAAGGGGACATCGGTGGTGTGGGCTGCCGCCAACAACGGCGGCAACGGGACGGTCGACATGACGAACTCGTCGTCGAAGAACCCGACTCCAGGCGTGATCTCGGTGGCGAACTACAACGATAACGACACCGGCGACCGTAACCACGAGCTGAACAACTCGTCGAGCCGCGGACGCGCTGGTTCGCCCGAGACCTACCCCGACATGTCGGCGCCGGGAACCTTCATAACCGCCGCGTGCTATGAGACTCAGCCGGTTTGCACGACGGGCCCCACCTTCGGTTACCCGCCGTTCTACTCGACGATCAGCGGCACCTCGATGGCGGCTCCGCACGCCGCGTCGGTGGCAACGCTTCTGTATCAGGCGCGTCCGGACCTAACGCCGGCTGGGGTGGAAGACGTATTGCAGGACACGGCTCACAAGTTCACAGCAGGTGCCGCGTACGAGGACGACCCGCAGAACTCCGGCGGCACAACCTCCTTCGACAAGGGAGCGGGCCTGGTCGATGCTGCCGCTGCTCTGGACGCGCTCGCGGTCCCCCGCAATGGCCTCGCACCTGCGGAGACCACGATCTTCTCGGGCGACGGCGGTGATTACCCGACGGTCCCGGCGGCAGATATCGAGGCTCTGCGTGTCTTCAACGACGTCGCCGGGCTGCGCTACACGTTGACGGTTCGCGACGTTGACGACAGGCGCGCGGGACCGCTGACCTTCGGCTCAGTGGACTATTACTTGCGGCAGAAGATCGACGGCCGCGCCTACGTGACCTCGATTGAGAACGCGGCGAACGGCGCTACGGCAGGCCCGACCGGAACGGGTGCGACAGAGATAAGCGTTGACCCCACCGCCAATACGGTGTCGTTCCTGGTGCCTTACGAGAACATCGGGAACCCTGGCGAGAACACGCCGGCATACAGCGTCGAGGTGCAATCGTACGACTTCATCCTCGCCGACACTGCTCCCGGAGGTATCGGCGGCGAGCTCATCGTGGCGCCTCGCTACGGGAGCGCCTACACGGTTCGTCCGACGCAGCTCGCCGAGCCCTCGCCCAGCCCGACGGCGACTACGGATCCGTCGCCGACTCCGACCGAGACATCGGACCCATCACCAACACCCACTGAAGAGACCTCGCCCAGCCCCGACCCGGTCTCCGGCGGGACTCACGGCACATACCCACTCGCCCCGAACGACGCCTACTGGGCTGACCAGTGGGGGCCGTCGCGGATCGGCGCGCCGCAGGCATGGCAGCGCGACAGCGCGACGGGCCTCGACGTGAAGGTGGCAGTGATCTCCTCCGGGATCGATCTGCAACACGAGGACTTCGCCTGCGCGAACAAGCTGGAGATCGTTGATGGAGCAAACCTCGCAATGAACTCTAGCGATGTGCAGGATGTCGACGGCGCCGGCACACGCGTCGGCGGCGTGATCGCTGCCTGCACAGATAACGGAACCGGGATCGCGGGGATCGCTCCCGACGCCACACTTCTTCCGTTCCACCTCGGAGACGGCAGTGTCACTCCCCTGCCCGACCTGGTGCCCGACGCCATCCGCCGTGCGGCCGACGCTGGCGCGCACGTGATCCATGTTGACGCGAGCGAGTTCGTGATCGGTGGTGGCTCGAAGCCGGAGTGGGATGCTGCGGTGGAGTACGCCGCATCCATGGGAGCGGTGCTCGTGTCGCCTTCCGGCGAGTTCTGGCAGGCCTACTGCAACGAGCCCGGCGGACGCGCCGCCGTCATCTGCGTCGGGTCGATCGACGTCCGCAACGAGAAGTCCTGGACGACGAACCTGCCGATCAAGCAGGAAGGTCCCTCGGTAGTGGCGCCCGGGGGCCAGCAGCTGTTCTTCTGCACCAACTACCAGGAGAACATCCTGACGACCAACCTCATGGGCGCATCGGGCCCATGCATGCCTCGGCGCGGTTACATCGCGCGGAACGGCGCTTCGCTCGCCGCGGCGCACGTCTCTGGCGTCGCTGCTCTCGTTTACGACCGGCTGGCGGCCGAGCGTTCCCCGTTCAACCGACAGGACGTTGTCGAAGCGATCGTGGCGACCGCGGACGACCTCGGCGTCCCCGGACACGATCCGGTCTTCGGCTCAGGCCGAGTCGATGCCGTGGGCGCGGTCGACAAGGTGACGGTCGTTCCACGACCGACGCCTACTCAGCCGTCGACCCCAACCACTCTGGCATTCACCGCCGACTCGGCGCAGTCGGGACAGTATTCCGACGAGGCCACGTTCGCGGCGCAGCTGATGGATGACTCGGGCGCGGGTGTCGGCGGGAAGACGATCACATTCGAGCTCGTGGGTTCGAATGCGACGAGGCTCTTGACCGCGACGACCGACGCCTCTGGCGTCGCGACCGCGTCGCTCGTGCTGACGGACGATCCTGGTGCATACGACCTGATCGCTAGGTTCGATGGGACCGAGGGCGAATATGCGTCGTCTGCCAACATGACGGGGTTCGTGATCGAGAAGGAAGACACCGGCCTCGAGCTCTCGATCGTCGGCACACCGTCCGAGAGATCACTCGAAGCTCGTCTCACGGATGCGGACTCCGGAGCCGGCATCGAGGGCAGGACGATCGAGTTTTTCGTGGATGGCCACTCACTAGGTTCTGTGACCACGGACGCATCGGGCGTAGCTCGGCAATCACTTCCGCCACGGTTCCGCAACGGCCACCACGACTACGAGGCCTCGTTCGGGGGAGACACGCTGTATCGACCGTCGTCCTCTGCGGTGAGTACGTAA
- the sigH gene encoding RNA polymerase sporulation sigma factor SigH produces MATTFEARPGSDLEDRDLVRHAREGDQRCLEVLLTRHRPLVRAVARRYFLRGHDTDDVIQEGTIGLYRAVRDFDPDQETPFRAFAELCISRQIVTAVKGANRFKHTPLNASISIDRPTRTSEESPQITLADRLAAHVFDPALLVIAADEIKALRDTLRRGLTKLESDVLHLFMHGKSYEEIAAKLGAEIKHVDNALQRIRMKVRRHLHHRKEPTA; encoded by the coding sequence ATGGCCACGACGTTCGAGGCGCGGCCCGGCAGTGATCTCGAGGACCGCGATCTTGTTCGCCACGCGCGTGAGGGTGACCAGAGATGTCTCGAGGTGCTACTGACTCGTCACCGCCCGCTAGTGCGTGCGGTAGCGCGGAGATACTTCCTGCGAGGCCACGACACCGACGACGTGATACAGGAAGGGACGATCGGCCTCTACAGAGCGGTCCGTGACTTCGATCCCGACCAGGAAACACCATTCCGCGCGTTCGCCGAATTGTGTATCTCGCGCCAGATCGTCACGGCCGTCAAGGGCGCGAACCGTTTCAAGCACACACCGCTCAACGCTTCCATCTCCATAGATCGCCCGACACGCACGAGTGAGGAGAGTCCACAGATAACGCTCGCCGACCGGCTCGCGGCGCATGTGTTCGACCCCGCGCTCTTGGTGATCGCCGCGGATGAGATCAAGGCTCTCAGGGACACGTTGCGTCGCGGCCTCACGAAACTCGAGAGTGACGTGCTGCATCTGTTCATGCACGGGAAGTCCTACGAGGAGATCGCGGCGAAGCTCGGAGCCGAGATCAAGCACGTGGACAATGCGCTGCAGCGGATCCGGATGAAGGTCCGCCGACACCTGCATCACCGCAAGGAACCGACGGCGTAA
- a CDS encoding CRTAC1 family protein, with translation MRLRATALLALLAVAAGCSGEQDPPPAPIASAAPAEPSYSFVDVSTEAGIVMEPRRSWGGTWVDYDSDGDPDLLANRHFFPPFFFDHVGDVYKHAAWEGALDAPKFDRHACLWGDPNADALPDLLCTQGAERGKGIGPNQLLIQNEDGSFEDLAAELGVDYPRGRSRTANWVDYDTDGDFDLFDGTQLREGYPNRMFRNDDGTFRRARVGLEHELETEASAWADWDRDRDVDLLVTLKGSDTVAYENRNGRFAKVRIPRITTRDWLGASFGEFNGDRWPDLHLISESGALVLVNRRGSFEVVHRMPVREGRTGHWLDVDNDTDQDLFVLQGAPGNGDDPDAIDSPDILLIRDGDSFRRQVVRESGVETGNGDSIALSDHDRNGTLDLFVTNGYKRSAGPFLLLENTSTVQNWAAVDLSGGPGNPLAMWIEVKVTTDAGTYWRLVTDGLNFRSQSEVGYLHLGLGTASIADVEIVWPEGQRDCLGVQAGQVAELDKGARPCN, from the coding sequence GTGAGGCTTAGAGCCACCGCTCTCTTGGCGCTGCTGGCCGTTGCTGCCGGTTGCAGTGGAGAGCAGGACCCGCCTCCCGCGCCAATCGCTTCTGCGGCGCCCGCTGAACCGAGCTACTCGTTCGTTGATGTCTCCACGGAAGCGGGCATCGTGATGGAGCCGCGGCGCTCGTGGGGTGGGACGTGGGTCGACTACGACTCCGATGGCGATCCCGACCTGCTCGCGAACCGGCACTTCTTCCCGCCGTTCTTCTTCGACCACGTCGGCGACGTCTACAAGCACGCGGCGTGGGAAGGCGCGCTGGACGCGCCGAAGTTCGACCGCCATGCGTGTCTGTGGGGGGATCCGAACGCGGACGCGCTCCCGGACCTTCTCTGCACGCAGGGGGCCGAACGCGGCAAGGGCATCGGGCCGAACCAGCTCTTGATCCAGAACGAAGACGGGAGCTTCGAAGATCTCGCCGCAGAGCTCGGGGTCGATTACCCGCGCGGGCGCAGCCGGACGGCCAATTGGGTGGACTACGACACCGACGGTGACTTCGACCTGTTCGACGGGACGCAGCTGCGCGAGGGGTATCCGAACCGCATGTTCCGCAACGACGACGGGACCTTCCGGCGCGCCCGCGTGGGGCTCGAACACGAGCTGGAGACCGAGGCGTCGGCCTGGGCCGACTGGGACCGCGACCGGGACGTAGACCTTCTGGTGACGCTCAAGGGATCGGACACCGTCGCCTACGAGAACCGCAACGGCCGCTTCGCCAAGGTGCGCATCCCCCGGATCACTACCCGTGATTGGCTGGGCGCGAGCTTCGGCGAGTTCAACGGGGATCGGTGGCCCGACCTGCACCTGATCAGTGAGTCCGGCGCGCTCGTTCTCGTGAACCGGCGCGGCTCGTTCGAGGTCGTGCATCGGATGCCGGTTCGGGAGGGGCGGACCGGGCACTGGCTCGACGTTGACAACGACACCGACCAGGACCTGTTCGTGCTGCAGGGAGCGCCGGGAAACGGCGACGATCCCGATGCCATCGACTCGCCTGACATCTTGCTGATCCGGGACGGTGACAGCTTCCGGCGCCAGGTCGTGCGCGAGAGCGGGGTCGAGACCGGCAACGGCGACTCGATCGCGTTGTCGGACCACGACCGCAACGGCACGCTCGACCTCTTCGTCACCAACGGCTACAAGCGCTCGGCCGGGCCGTTCCTGTTGCTCGAGAACACGTCGACGGTGCAGAACTGGGCCGCGGTAGATCTTTCCGGCGGGCCGGGCAACCCCCTCGCGATGTGGATCGAGGTGAAGGTCACCACCGACGCCGGGACCTACTGGCGCCTGGTGACGGACGGCCTCAACTTCCGCTCCCAGTCCGAGGTGGGCTACCTGCACCTGGGCCTCGGCACCGCCTCCATCGCGGACGTGGAGATCGTGTGGCCGGAGGGCCAAAGGGACTGCCTGGGGGTGCAGGCGGGGCAGGTGGCGGAGCTCGATAAAGGCGCTCGACCGTGCAACTAA
- a CDS encoding WhiB family transcriptional regulator produces MAEAEEQLEWQEDAACREYDNILFFGGDDGESELERQTRESHAKSICRTCPVKEPCLEFAMDTNQKYGIWGGYTDKERGSLKRRRARSRRAS; encoded by the coding sequence ATGGCGGAAGCGGAAGAGCAGCTGGAGTGGCAGGAAGACGCTGCGTGCCGTGAATACGACAACATCCTTTTCTTCGGTGGAGACGACGGCGAGTCGGAGCTGGAGCGCCAGACTCGGGAGAGCCACGCGAAATCGATCTGTCGCACCTGCCCCGTGAAAGAGCCGTGCCTCGAGTTCGCGATGGACACGAACCAGAAGTACGGGATCTGGGGCGGCTACACGGACAAGGAGCGGGGCTCGCTGAAGCGGAGGCGGGCGCGTTCCCGGCGAGCTTCGTAG